The Desmodus rotundus isolate HL8 chromosome 13, HLdesRot8A.1, whole genome shotgun sequence sequence CGCGCCTCTctgttggcttctttcactcagccgCTGCTTTCTAGGCTGTTTAGCTCTAACTGGTATTATGTCAGCGCTTAGGGAGCACCTTGTGTACGGTAAGTGCTCAGTAAGCGCTAGTATTTACACAGTGCAAGAGGCAGCACGGGGGCTGCTCTCCCCTGAGCCAGCAGCAGGTGGGCAGGCTGTCCGCAGCGGGGCTTTGCCTGCGCTACGGCGCAAAGGCGCTCTGGGCCTTGTGAGCTTGGTGGGCATGAGGGAAGCAGAGGGTCATGAGGACCCTGGGTGGGTTTTGCCAATGTACTCATGTCGAAGTAAAAATGCTGTGTATCGGTGGCACAGGATAGATGTAGCCATTCAAGGGAAGCTGGCAGGGAGACAGCCCTCGTACAGTGAGTCTCATTTTCTCGGTGATCTCTACAGAATTGTGTATTTCTGTGGTGAGAGCACATCAGCAGCAGCGGTCCCTGCGTCAAAGCTGAAATGCTACACAAGACCTCTGGAATTCTCCAGAGAATAAAGACAGTGATTTCCTACTGGAACTCAGGGCAACACTAATGGGAAGAAGGCAGTTAACTCTAACATCCTGGCACGTTTCAGTGGATCTGATCTACTTTCCACTTTTCAGGAACGTGGACAGTTGTTACGTAAACACTCTACCCTGACCTCAGGTGCCGTGTATTACGAAACTCTGGAAGAATTTCTGAAAtgcaatttttctttccttttttaaaggttttatttatttatttttagagaggggaagggagggagaaagagagggagagagacatcagtgtgtggttgcctctcatgtggcccccattggggacctggcctgcaacccaggcatgtgccctgactgggaatcgaaccggtgaccctttggtttgcagcccatgctccatttcctgagctacaccagccagggctgaaatgcaatttctttaaaaaaaaaaaaaaagcttttaaacgACTAGCCTTTACACTTGGCCTAATTTATAACCATGAATTTCTCCGCAGTAGCTGCACAAATGACTATTAAATTATGCACAGAAGACTCGATGGCACGTCTGCCAGCCTGCCATGCTTGTTCTGTCATGGGCCCCGCAGCTGTGGCCACCTGCCCGCTGGctctctgtcctccctgcctccccacgaCTCCCTTTTTGCCTCTTTGGGAAGTAGTTTTCTCTTATTAGAAATGATCTGAGTCTCTTCCTGCTTCCACTTTTCAAATCTGATTTATGCTTTACTTAGTCTGCTCATAAATGGCCTGACTTCAGAGCTGTCACAACAGTTAAAGGGTCTAAACGAAAACAACACaggcaacagaagcaaaaacGCACAACGGGTTTGCATCAAACTTAAAGAGTTCTGCACAGCCGAGGAAGTGAACAACAGAATTACCAGAAAATACGTTTGCAAACTGTGGCTCTGGTAAGGGTCAATGTCTGAAATTCATCAGGAACCCCTCGGGGCAGAGGGCTGTCTTCCCTCCACGTGCAACAGGCCAGCGGTCTCTCCAGTGTCCGCCCGCCACAGCCCAGCCTTCAACAGGGGACAGCTACGGTGAAAACTAGTTTGTAAACCAATCCCgtttctcttccagaaaatattcTCGGAGCCCGGCAGCTTGTCCATGACCACCATCACCAGGCTTCGAGAGAGCTGCAGGGCCAAGCTGCTGGCGCAGGGGTGATTTGGACGCTCTCCCCTCCGCACTGACCAGGAGGCTTCATTCCCAGAGTGGACCAATTTTTACTACTTTCCTTTTTAGCGCTGTAAATACTTGATGTCTCTACACTTTAGCTGTGAAATTTTTAAGAGCAATTTAAAATCACGTTTTCTGCGACGGATGAGCTATGAAGTCAAATTTCTACAGATATATTTTTACCCAAGACAATAATATATACAATGTGAGATGTGTTTGTATTTAATAAAGTATGCCAACACTtacaagtttgtgatcactagcTTGCCAGCCGATTGGAAATGAACACCAAAACAGTAAACTATCATTACTGTTACTAATGCCAATGAAATACTAGTCTGTTCCTGTGACAGAGCATTTACCGTCACATGAGGTTTTTCTATGTACCAAGTGATTTCTctttaaaggtaatttttaaaaatgattttaaaattgtgttagaTGAAGAATGAGTCTGATTTGGGCCTGTGAGTGCTTGATGCAGCCACCTCTTCCTGGACCCCTGGAGGGAGAAGACATACCCAGTGAGGACCttttcctctctgggcttcaggttGGACACGAACCTCCTACCCAGACCCCTGattccacctccctgccctgagcCCTATGAGAAACCCACTGCCTGGGCAGGCTGAGCTGTGCATGAGACAGGCTGGGGCGATGGgagatggatgcaaacaggcaGAGGAGTCCTGTGGAAGCAAGGCAGATGGGAAACATTCGGGCACACTTAAAGGCAGCTGGCCTGTTTCCCCAGGCCCTCACAGGGGCCCCTAGCTTACCTGCCCTGCTCAGCAGTGACCTCAAAACACCTCTTGCTTTCTTACAAGCACCTCCATCCTCACCCCGTGTTTATACTGCAGTCACCTGTCAGCAGGGAGTTTTACCCCCAAAGATGACACAGTTAAAGGACTTGGGTGATGGCAGCCTTGCCTGCTAGCAGCAGCCTGGGCCATCCTCATCTCTAGTTGTGGCTCTCACGGAAGCACCTCCCTCCATGGCCACTGATGAAACTGGACCAGAACCAAAATCCGCTCTAGACGCTGTCCCTGGGAGGAAACTGGCTTGGGTGAGTTGCCAAAGCTTGGGGAGCCACCCCAAGAACAGCTGACAATGTGGGTCACTGGCACGGGGTTGGCACAGATGCAGAGTGGCCTCAGGGTTCCTAGTTCTGCCTGACACTTCAACACCAGCAGTGTGGTCCCAAGCCTTTCACTCTCAGGACCGCAAGACACCCAGCGAGGACAGGCTGACTTGGAGCTGCAGCAGTCGGGCTTTCCCTGGCAGGAGCCCAGTGATGGAGGTTCCCCTTCTCAAAACGTAAGCACATCTGCATCATCTGCCCAGGCATCGAAGTCTCAGGGAGCCATGGGGCATCTGGGTCCTTGGAAACCTTTGCTCTAATGCTAAATGTTGCAACACCCACAAAGACTTGACCCCCAGCCAACTGCAGGTCTCTCTCAGCTCTGCATCAGGTGTACAGTGTCTGCACTGTCCAGACTGGGAAACTAGAATCCCAGAACCTTGTAAGGCACTACCGCTTGTGGTCGTGCTGCTGCCTGCAGGccgagccccacccccaggcagctTTCAGCCTGCCAGTAACGTCAGTCCGGCCCCATCTTGGTATCTGTCACATGGCCCCACTCTGCTCCTCTTGGACTGGAAAGGACTGCTATAGAGTTAAGAACCACGCGGGGCTACAAGCTCCACAAGAGTCAGTCTCCTGCCCATGTGGACGGCGGATTCTGGGGTGCAGGCACATGGGCGGCGGTCAGCGGCACTCCAGTCCCAGTGTCACCCAGCAGCTAGGCTGCCCTCAGCCTTGGCCACCAAGGCGCATGGACCAAATGAACTGTAGGCTCATGCTCCTGGCTCTGAAAGCTGTGAGCACAGCCAGCAGGGCCCCCTGCTGCCACTGTCCTGGAGGCCCAGACACGGGTCCATCTTCAAGGGGCGATCTTGTCCCCAGAGCCACAGGGTTCCAAGCAGTGCTGTGAGGGAGCCACACACTGCCCTGTGACCCGTCATTCTCATGGTGTAGGTAGGACAACACTGTGGCTCTACTGTCACAACTGAAGACCATCCTTTAGACACGGTCTCCAACTGCCACCCAGCAGACTGGCTACACGTCAGCTCTCCTAGAAGCAGGGTGTCTTGGGCAGATTCTCCACTTGCAGTTGTTCCTGGcacccactccaccccagctcaCACACCACTCTCCACTGTTCATCCCAAGAGCTGACCAGAGCACAAGgtccagacaaagaaagaaagagacattttATTAGCATTGTTACAGCAATGCGTTACATGAAGGGATCCTCAGTGCACAGCCCACCTGAGCTGCAAGCGGATAAATCAGAGTGTGAAACCGATTATTGTACACAAGTGCAGACACAGGATCACCCTGAACCTCCAACAGAAGACTGAAAatcactttacaaaaaaaaagtaaataaaaataacacccatttttctatttaaaaaagtgCCAGCTCTCGAGTGGCAGAGCACGGAGAGACCAGTCGCTTTAATGCCTGCTCAAGTGTTGAGCCGTGCAGCCCGTGGGGACCAGGCCTGTCTCGGCTTCTAAAGCTTAATTTAAGCATTCCAGAGTTTCATCTTCTGAAGTACTCctgttttacagttttctttctctactaATTTATTAACTCTGTCAGTCTAACAGTTAGCCAGCCTTCATCAGTTTTAAGTGTTAAGACCAGAGAACCTCCCTTTGTAAGACTCGTATCTGAGTCCAGAATAAAGAGACCAAACACCAGAACCTTAAAAAGCCAAATGATAGTGGAGCCAGTGCCCGTTTAGAAAAgcactcttaccctccccccgccTCCAAGTTCTACTTTGGTAAATATTAACGTTTAACCAGTTAGCAAAATATTTAACCCCGTTAGCAAAATTAACACCGTCATTGCAATAGTTACTCTTTTGTGCATAGTAGATGTTGCAAGATGAACTTCACATTGGATAAAGCAGATCTGAATCAGTTTGCAATAAAGTGTGCCTCCCTCAACATCAATCTAAGCTCAGGGAAATGAACCGCGGCCCTGCAGCTTCCTCTGGTCTGCGCTAAATCGTCTGGTAACCAGCGTGGCTCCTCTTCCTGCCGATGAGGTAGGCGATGAGGACGATGAGGACCAGTCCCGCCAGGGCGCCCCCCACGGCGATGGGGATCAGCATGTTGTTCTCATCCAGCTGGCATTCTTCCACTGAGGGGACAAACAGGTACGCACCGTGCTCAAGTGGGCATGTGGACCTTACAAAGaggcctctcccttctctccctctgcccactgccCATCGGGGGAAGGCTGTATGAGGGAGGGGGGCTCTAATTCCAATCAACTATCACTGGAGAAGCTTCTCCAAGGGCGGGACATTCTGCATGACCATGGAAATTATGGTCAGTGCGCAGTGCAGGGTGTCTGGGCCCTGCTGGACACTGAACTCACCAGATAGCATTTTTATATCCCAATTTCACAGGGGGAAGAGCCGTACTATTTCTTCAAACAACCTGCTTTGCTCAAATGTGATATGCTTACAGCTAAGACGTGCTGCGCATTTTGAAAGCAAGGTAACACAGGAAGGGGAATTTGCTCTAAAACTCTCAGAccaggaaagggaaccctcaccCTCAACCCTTCCCTGCAACACAGAAGCTGTTTAAACGGCTTCTAAGTGACATCTAAACAGACTTGAAGCCTGCTGAAGCCCGCTCAGGGTCTGAAACACTGCCTTTGATGTTACTCACCAGACCCAAACTTGTTGCCTTCTACCTGGAAAGCCTGGACccacactttaaaaatgttgacAGAAAAGGCCTCTGTGACCCAAATGTGCTCCTCAGCGTTACACTTGTAGGAATTCCCCACAGTGGCCTGAAGTTCTCTCAGTGAGCTGTTGGTGGCCTTGAAGGTGGGGTCTGAAAAGGCATGCAAGAATTAGTGCTCTGAGACACCTGGACGGGCAGGTGAATTGCAGGGATCTTACCTTTGGCTTCGGGAAGACTCATGTTCAAATGGATTCCTTGCAGAAAAAACCGGCTAGAACTTGCattcttaaaaagaagaagataatcCATAACTAGTCAACAGGTGCACATGTTTACCGTAAACTTGGGTGATAAATTTGATCTCCCGTATTTCTAGCGTTAGAGTGAAACTGAAGAGTATCATGTCTGGAAAAGGCATCATATAAATCTCAAGAACACACATTTTGATTAGTTCCTTCCACATCTTTTTACAGAATCAGATTCTGCTAAAAGGTTTGAAGAAGCCTTATTCCAAAATGGTAAACTCCCCCAAGGTTGACTGAACTTCTAAAAAAGTTAAACTTTAGCAAAGTTAAACTTTGTTCTGAGAAACCCAACTGTTCAGTTTATCAGCAtagtgtattaaaaatatttttaagtttcatttttatttttcccacattattttaactttatgtaTGGTTTTCCCcaggtaaaaagaaatgaaggtacAAAATGCAGTAAAGGGGCAAAGGAGGCCAAACTGAGCACCCCGAAGTGGCCCCTTCCCTCTCTGCAGCCAAAGAGACTATTTGCACTCTGGTGTTATCGGTGGCTcctgggcacacagtaggcacccCCTAATGTGAAGGCCATCTGTAAACAAAAAACGGGAAGGCAGAGCTGAGGGTCCAAAAAGACTGAAAagaagggaagacagagaagagCTCTGGGTTCTAGGACCCGTGTTCGATTTTTCCTCTGGTGCGCATGTGGCGTGCTCAGCTCAGGTATGAGGTGCCACGTGTGCGGGAAAGCACAGTGTTAAGAAAACCACAGCAAACCGCACACTAAGATGCAGGCAGGTCTGACAACAAAGTCCCCCCGAGGGAAAGGAACAGGGACACCCACCATTCCAAACTGGAAGACTAGGAGACTGATGTTCTCGCTGTGGAGCTCCAGGGTCACCAGCTGGGGAGTGCAGCTTCCACTGGTACGGGTCTTATTGGGGTTGATATTGAATATTCCTGTCACATTCTGAgcaagaaaaagagacaagttACTATTCCATCTCATGTCCCAGGTCCTCCGTTCCTGATAAAACACAAGCAATCATTAAAATAGTAATCTCAAGTCAAGTAGAGTAACCTTCATTTGAaccaaaaccagaagaaaaacacCCGAAGTTGACACTAGTGCAGATTTCAGTGTAATGCTACTTCTGATGCCCCCAGAATGGCACGTACCTGAGGGAAAGGCGCAGCAGATCCAAGCGCCCTTCTCTCCCAGCCTGTCTCCCAAAGGTCACACACTTTACCTTCATCACAAGCAAGTTACCTGTCACAGCCCCCACAGACTTTGTCATCATTAGgaagaaatattatttcaaagggaaagtataaaaaataacatttaaaatgtccGAGTAGTAAGAGTTTAAGCAAAATTTAACATTCTCTCAGGGGTCAACAAACTTGTTCTGTAGGGCCAAACACCACACCTTTCAGGCTTTTGTGGACCACCCAGCAGTCTCCTCCATGAGGACTCGACTCCGCTGTTTCAGAGGGAAGCAGCCAGTGTGTAAAGGTGTGTATGGCTGTGTGCCAATCAGCTGACCAGAGACACAGGCACCCTGACTTGTGATGGGCGCACCAACACTCCAATGCACAAAGAGAAGGGGGCTCCTCAGAGCTGAGCCTACCGTGTTGTCCTTCTTCTTGTAGGTGATGTTCAGCTGCAGCCCCATGCTGGCCAGCAGACAGGTCCCGTTGGTGCCACTCACGTTGTACTTGTGTTCAGAGGGGCTCTCAGGCACTGGTGATGGCGAAGGGTGAGGAGGTGACGGGTGGGTAGGGGGCGGCGAGGGGTGCGGAGGTGTTGGCGGTGTGGTTGGGGAAGGTTCATCTTGCTTACAGCGTGTCTCTGGAAGGACAAGATCATACTGTTCAGAGGAAGGAGGGCAAAGTTCTGGTTCCACAGAACCAACAGGAGCCCTGAGCTCCAGCTCCGTTCCCTGAGCTCAATGTAGACCCCAGCACACTGTGGAGTGCAGACAGGCCACAGGTGGGGGACTCAGGGTTGACCGGGAGAGGTCAGACCTGCAGTAGTGTCTGTGGGGAGAGGTCATATTGTCCTACCAGGGGACAGGCTGAGGATTTTGAATGTTGATTCCGTCCCTCAGAATTTGACCCACCATGACTGTTTATAGCAAAAACATATCAGATGGAacccaaaagtaaaataaaaatcttctacaGAAGCAGGCAGGACAGACAGGTGCCTTCTATGAAGGTTACACATTACTTAACGTTTTAAAACACCAAGATATGCAGTATTCCTGGGATACTACCAACCCCCACATTAGGTTCTTTCTTTTACCACCTTGTTTCTGTGGACTATagagaagtttaaaataatattcatacaATTTCCATCCAATTCCAATGCTTTCCATAATCTTGCTGGGCAGAGCCAAGGCAAGCTGGCTCAAATATTCAGTGTCGGGAGCCAGGCAGGAGTTTGTGTAACTTTACCCACCACCTGTTCCCACTTGCTCTACGCTAAAATGAAACTTCCACGGAACTCTTTTCCAGTTGCCCATTCTGCCTCCACATCCCATCTACttgggggagaagagatgggAAACTTCACCTCGCAAACTAACACAGGGGAAAATTTCACACTCTCTGGGAGGTTCAATTCACCCAGGATGCCTCCTCATAATGTCATCTTGTAAAGTAAAATGCCCTTCTAGATGGAGAATAAAGATGGGGGAAAACCCTCTAAAAGGGATGTAAACGTGGGCTAAGTGTGGCAGGGCAAATACTGCTGCAGGTGTCCCGACCGGGGGTGTGCTGGCCAACACCGCCAGCTACTACCCGAAACTAAGCTACAGGTTGACCATTTTCAGTTGCACTTTTAAAAAGAGCTTCATCATTACTTGAAAAACTTACAGAACACAACGTAATTAAAAACACATCAAAAGAAAAGAGGGCAGGCCAGTCTCCAGATTCTGGACTAGGTGGCTATACGCCACACATGGGGGAAGATAACCTACACTAATTTGACAATCATCCATTGCTTCCTCAGAGTGGGCTACAAAATATCAGCTTGGAACATGAATAATGAACGTTAGGTCTAATCCCTAGTCAGAAAAACTCAGGactttggaaatctgtttgaataAAATGTCCTCTTCCTTCTATCTGATTTATAAATGCAAACCCCACTCTCGAATCCAATACCACAGTCCTTCCTGCAGAAGGCTCACAATCCACAAGGAGATGATCAACAATACAACACACGGAAGTATATTCAGTGCCACTGTGGGAAGGCCTCTGGAAAGACTAGTGGATCCAAAGGTTGCTCCTGGGTCGCCCTCAGTTTTCCCCACAAGGGAAACAatgagagaggaggggcagggctgtgcGTCCTTCCAGACGCGCTTAGCACCACTTCCTAAAGCTAGCACACACTGAAGGCCCCAAAGGGTCTCTAGGCAGCAGCAGATATTCAAACAAACCTGAATGTTGCACTTAAGGCGTCTCAAACAGAAAGAGATGCTTTGGCATCAATTTCTTCAATTTAAACTAGACTAGAGGCAAGACCCTGGTtcctaagaaatgaaaaagaaataggcCAAATTGGGTAGGGAGTAAAATTTATGAACTGTATTTAAAGTTGTTTCTATTTTGGACTTCTAATGGGCCACAGAAGAGTTGACTGACAAGTACCCATCTGTcaaattttaagagagaaaaagatgagtAAATCCAAATCCTCTGGTGAGCCATTAAAACCAGATGCCTGCAGGGGCCTCACCACAAACCCACTAACCCGGTATGGGCCTGGGCCCGGAAATCCACTTCTGATGAACAGTGAGGCTCACTTACCTGGTCTCTCCAGGCAGAGCTACACTCAGACCATTCCAGAATGATAATCATCTACCCTACTTTTACAGACCTTTAGGCAATAAGATATCTGTTTTCTTCAGAACTTACCCTCATCTACAAAACTGACGGGAAAGTCAGTGCAGcctggcttttatttatttccttttaaaataaaatctgcaagTACTCGAGTTTTCTTAGACAAGACGACACATATGAAAAGGCAAAATGAACAAGGGCTTTCTGGTTGAGACAACTACTATGTTACTGTTAAGTAAGACCACAGGAGCCTACTTTAATACCCCGAACCGGCAGTCCATTAAACAAAAACTTTGAACAGGCTTTTATGACCAAAAATGTACTGATTTATTGTAAACATGTCAATTCAACAATTAAGGATTCATGAGTAGAACAGGGTAGGGTAGGgggatataaaaatatacttaacataTTTGATATGGGAATCTTTTACCTGAAGCAGCTTTCAATTTAGTTgacaaggaaaatatttaaaaagtacttaagaATCAAATACACGAAATTGGCACaggaggagattaaaaaaaaagttcaattttAACAGAAACCAAGTGCTTCATGCTGTCATGGTGGTGCATGAGGCCAGTAACGTCAACCCTCACTTCTGGGGAAAATACCGGTCCCTTTAACTGCAAAATAACATCAATACCAACCAttgtaaaaacccaaaacaaacaaaacaaataaaaaacgcCCAATAAGACACCGAGAACAGACGAAAAGTGGTGTGATGACATGCCACGGGCGAGGCTCCCCAAGGGCCAGACTCTGAGTCAGGTTCACGACAAGCTCAGTAACTGTGGAAGATGCTAGCAGCTGAGCTTTAAAAACAATTCAGATCAACTTCCtaggaaataaaatgcataaccattatgttgtacacctgaaactaataaccGTGCATCAACTGTAaccagaaaatttttgaaaaaaggacTCACATGATGTCATCAATTACTATGTTGCTGTACGGTGAAACCCTTCCTTATGGAGCATCAACCCATATTTGAGATCCAGGGGCCTCAACTTCTCCCCAGCAGCTCCACCCTGAGCAGCTGCCTGCCAGTCCCTAGGACCCAGGCCACTGGAGGACCAAATCCCACAAAACAGTGTGTGAAGCAAGAAATCACGGTTGTGTGACATGGGGTAGGAGCAGCTCTCAAGAGTGTGTTCAGAAAGAAGCCTTCGAAGCACAAGGAAACAAGTTGTAAAGGCGAGGAGCTGTATCTACGAAGGACCACATTCAGGCCCAGTTATAGTGAGGTCAGTGCAATGAGCCGGCAACCCCGAGATGCCATCACTTCCTAAGACCTTTGGACAGTCTTTGCTTTATCTTTCTGCTCTTGAGACCTGAGCCAGAAGACTGATGCAATCCAGATATATTCAGCTAGTTATGAAACTCAGGTAGTTGGGAGATTTACAATTGTGAATACGAACAACCTGCAGTATTTAACCCCCACTAGGTTAGCCGCTGTCTGACAAGTCACCCTCTCTATGCCGAGGAGGTGTACCTGCTGTCCTCAAACACTGCTCACGCCAGCCTGAGGGGAGAAGTCCTCCGGCTCCATCAGCCCTTCCTGCTGAAGATGCACACTCGCCCAGCCCTCTAGGCCCGTCTGAAAGAAGCTGCACAGTGGAAAAGTCGAggcctttcccttcagaaccccCTGCTGCTCCAGCTCATGCTGACCTCCACCTTTAAGCCCTGCACATTTGCGACTAGTTGTATGTCTCCCAGCTACGCTTGGTTTCTTTCAGTCCTAGCTCTGTCACTAACACTCTTCCCATTACATCAGGAGTCAGCTCATTTTCTCCTTAAGGGGtcaaaaactaaacattttactCTGTGGCTGTTGGGTGTCTGTCCCACCTCAGATATGCCACCACGaacatgaaagcagccataggaaCAGGTGAGCGAATGGTCAGGGATGGCAGTGTTCTAGTAACACTTTAGTTACGGGCACTGAAACTTAGAAATTCCAAAGAATTTTCACATGTCATGAAATactcttttgattttcttttttaaccttaaATTGACAGACATAAAAACCATTCTCAGCTTACCAGCTATACAGAAACCAGAGGCAGGCTGGACCAGGCCGGCAGGCCAGTGTGCCAACCCTGCCAGGAGTGCCCACATCTGAGAACTGTAACAAGCGGCGCAAAAGGCTGGCAGCTCCATCCTGCCC is a genomic window containing:
- the LAMP1 gene encoding lysosome-associated membrane glycoprotein 1 isoform X2, with the translated sequence MAAPGGARRQPLLLLLLGLVHGTSAVFVVKDGNGTACIMANFSAAFLTSYDTSSGSKNVTFDLPSDAGVLDSSSCGKENVSNPSLMIAFGKGHKLTLSFTRNATRYSVQKMSFVYNLSDTDIFPNASSKEVKTAESITDIMADINKKYRCVSSNQIHMKNVTVTFSDAVIQAYLSNNSFSKEETRCKQDEPSPTTPPTPPHPSPPPTHPSPPHPSPSPVPESPSEHKYNVSGTNGTCLLASMGLQLNITYKKKDNTNVTGIFNINPNKTRTSGSCTPQLVTLELHSENISLLVFQFGMNASSSRFFLQGIHLNMSLPEAKDPTFKATNSSLRELQATVGNSYKCNAEEHIWVTEAFSVNIFKVWVQAFQVEGNKFGSVEECQLDENNMLIPIAVGGALAGLVLIVLIAYLIGRKRSHAGYQTI
- the LAMP1 gene encoding lysosome-associated membrane glycoprotein 1 isoform X1; this encodes MAAPGGARRQPLLLLLLAGLVHGTSAVFVVKDGNGTACIMANFSAAFLTSYDTSSGSKNVTFDLPSDAGVLDSSSCGKENVSNPSLMIAFGKGHKLTLSFTRNATRYSVQKMSFVYNLSDTDIFPNASSKEVKTAESITDIMADINKKYRCVSSNQIHMKNVTVTFSDAVIQAYLSNNSFSKEETRCKQDEPSPTTPPTPPHPSPPPTHPSPPHPSPSPVPESPSEHKYNVSGTNGTCLLASMGLQLNITYKKKDNTNVTGIFNINPNKTRTSGSCTPQLVTLELHSENISLLVFQFGMNASSSRFFLQGIHLNMSLPEAKDPTFKATNSSLRELQATVGNSYKCNAEEHIWVTEAFSVNIFKVWVQAFQVEGNKFGSVEECQLDENNMLIPIAVGGALAGLVLIVLIAYLIGRKRSHAGYQTI